Proteins encoded together in one Triticum dicoccoides isolate Atlit2015 ecotype Zavitan chromosome 7B, WEW_v2.0, whole genome shotgun sequence window:
- the LOC119341604 gene encoding FBD-associated F-box protein At5g60610-like has protein sequence MADGAGSGRSRLSALPNDLLRHIVTFLPVTEAARAATIARGWRHLWRSYPLVLKDADIPERARDAAIPRVLADHPGHFRAVILYDCRLASLDRELPAWPRLLVDKRTEKLVLAYRWFVDQPNPARLLPADILRCDSLQELTLDYWTFPSGAEVVLPRLRILAMVRIGISEQELESLIAASPVLESLRLTLNSPKHVRLRSQSLQCALVGLSRVEEFTVVDTPLLQRLYLFLPPTGVVGFRIACAPNLRVLGYLDTRAHKLQIGNSVIGSDTMVNASTVVRSVKILALTVNFGVFGEVKMLASFLRCFPNVDTLHIESAPHDPSVTADEPSGEHHARFWQEISPICCLRSHVKKMVIHDFRGDRNEFEFVKFIAMNAQELQSLLLVSHEGILCSADKVNEIKDELQFLQFPTDISAVLQVSPKAGTGLRLEKASNLTIDDPFEC, from the exons atggccgacggcgccggcagcggcaggTCCCGCCTCAGCGCCCTCCCCAACGACCTGCTCCGCCACATCGTCACCTTCCTCCCCGTCACGGAAGCCGCCCGCGCCGCCACCATCGCCCGCGGCTGGCGCCACCTCTGGCGCTCCTACCCGCTCGTCCTCAAGGATGCCGACATCCCCGAGCGGGCGCGCGACGCCGCAATCCCCCGAGTCCTCGCCGACCACCCGGGCCACTTCCGCGCCGTCATCCTCTACGACTGCAGGCTCGCCTCACTGGACCGCGAGCTCCCCGCCTGGCCGCGCCTCCTCGTCGACAAGCGCACGGAGAAACTTGTTCTCGCCTACAGATGGTTCGTGGACCAGCCCAACCCCGCGCGCCTTCTTCCCGCCGACATCCTCCGCTGCGACTCGCTCCAGGAGCTCACCCTGGACTACTGGACGTTCCCCAGCGGCGCCGAGGTCGTTCTTCCCCGCCTGCGGATTCTCGCCATGGTAAGGATTGGCATAAGCGAGCAGGAACTGGAGTCCTTGATCGCTGCCAGCCCCGTTCTAGAGTCCCTTCGTCTCACCCTCAATAGCCCCAAGCACGTCCGGCTCCGCAGCCAAAGCCTCCAGTGCGCGCTCGTTGGGCTATCCAGAGTGGAGGAGTTCACCGTGGTGGACACGCCGCTCCTGCAGCGGCTCTACTTGTTCCTGCCGCCTACTGGTGTGGTGGGGTTCAGGATCGCTTGTGCTCCCAACCTGCGGGTGCTCGGCTACCTGGACACAAGAGCTCACAAGCTGCAGATTGGTAACAGCGTCATCGGG TCAGACACAATGGTGAACGCAAGCACTGTGGTTCGAAGCGTCAAGATATTGGCGTTAACTGTGAATTTTGGTGTCTTTGGGGAGGTCAAGATGCTGGCCAGCTTCCTCAGATGCTTTCCCAATGTTGACACGCTGCACATTGAG TCTGCACCGCATGATCCATCTGTAACTGCCGATgaacccagtggggagcatcatgccaGGTTCTGGCAGGAGATCAGTCCGATTTGTTGCTTGAGATCACATGTCAAGAAGATGGTTATTCATGATTTCCGAGGAGatcgaaatgaatttgaattcgtcAAGTTCATCGCCATGAATGCCCAGGAGCTGCAGTCCTTACTGCTTGTGTCGCATGAAGGAATTTTGTGTTCAGCTGACAAGGTGAATGAGATAAAAGACGAATTGCAGTTTCTACAGTTTCCAACAGATATCTCTGCAGTACTGCAGGTGTCACCTAAAGCAGGAACTGGTTTGCGCTTGGAGAAAGCATCCAATCTTACAATCGATGACCCTTTTGAATGCTGA